One genomic window of Staphylococcus hsinchuensis includes the following:
- a CDS encoding methionine ABC transporter ATP-binding protein has product MIEFHNVNKVFRKKDEEIHALKNITFTVDKHDIFGVIGYSGAGKSTLVRLVNQLERATDGQVIVDGHELDTYKEKDLRNVKKDIGMIFQHFNLLNSKTVFKNVAMPLVLSKKSKEEITQKVNEMLEFVGLADKKDQFPDELSGGQKQRVAIARALVTNPKILLCNEATSALDPATTQSILNLLRNVNRTFGVTILLITHEMSVIQSICNRIAVMEHGTVIELGTVKEVFSQPQTHTAKNFVSTVIDTEPTQTLQDSFNQREDHNYTDYKLFLDSNQIQQPLVNDLMHKHQLNVNILFSSMSTVQNDTVCYLWLRFEHDAHFKDTDIEAFFKQRYIQYEEV; this is encoded by the coding sequence GTGATCGAATTTCACAATGTAAATAAAGTATTTCGGAAAAAAGATGAAGAGATACACGCCTTAAAAAATATCACGTTTACTGTTGATAAACACGATATTTTCGGTGTGATTGGGTATAGTGGTGCAGGAAAAAGTACATTAGTGCGACTCGTTAATCAACTCGAAAGAGCAACAGATGGTCAAGTGATTGTAGATGGACATGAATTAGATACATATAAAGAGAAAGATTTAAGGAACGTAAAAAAAGATATAGGTATGATTTTCCAACATTTTAATTTATTAAATTCTAAAACAGTGTTTAAAAATGTTGCCATGCCACTAGTTTTAAGTAAAAAAAGTAAAGAAGAGATTACTCAAAAAGTGAACGAAATGTTAGAGTTCGTTGGTTTGGCTGATAAGAAAGATCAATTTCCAGATGAACTTTCAGGTGGACAGAAACAGCGTGTGGCAATAGCTCGTGCGTTGGTCACAAATCCCAAAATTTTACTTTGTAATGAGGCAACGAGTGCGTTGGACCCAGCAACGACACAATCTATATTAAATTTATTGAGAAATGTTAACCGCACCTTTGGCGTAACGATATTACTAATAACACATGAGATGAGTGTGATTCAGAGTATTTGTAATCGCATAGCAGTGATGGAACATGGAACAGTTATAGAATTAGGAACGGTGAAAGAGGTTTTTAGTCAACCTCAAACGCATACGGCAAAGAATTTTGTATCTACAGTTATTGATACAGAACCAACGCAAACATTGCAAGATAGTTTTAATCAACGTGAGGATCATAATTACACGGATTACAAATTATTCTTAGATTCAAATCAAATTCAACAACCACTCGTAAATGATTTAATGCATAAACATCAGTTAAATGTAAATATTTTATTCTCATCAATGTCGACGGTTCAAAATGATACAGTTTGTTATTTGTGGTTGAGATTTGAACATGATGCCCATTTTAAAGATACCGATATCGAAGCTTTTTTCAAACAACGATATATTCAATATGAGGAGGTGTAA
- a CDS encoding methionine ABC transporter permease — protein MFGSSITSSQLFEALYQTLYMVTVALVIGALIGIPLGILLVVTRKNGIWPNNILYRTLNPIINIFRSLPFIILLIAIVPFTKLIAGTSIGTTAAIVPLTVYVAPYIARLVENSLLEVDDGIIEAAKAMGASPIQIIRYFLLPEALGSLILAITTAIIGLIGSTAMAGAVGGGDIGDLALAYGYQRFDTTVIIITVVVLVIIVQIIQSLGNYISKRIRRN, from the coding sequence ATGTTTGGTTCAAGTATTACGAGTTCTCAGTTATTTGAAGCACTTTATCAAACTTTATATATGGTAACGGTGGCGCTTGTCATTGGTGCATTAATTGGTATTCCATTAGGGATATTACTCGTTGTAACCCGTAAAAATGGAATTTGGCCGAACAATATTTTGTATCGGACTTTAAACCCGATAATAAATATATTTAGATCCCTTCCATTTATTATTTTACTTATTGCGATTGTACCCTTTACTAAGTTGATTGCTGGAACTTCAATAGGAACAACGGCTGCAATTGTCCCATTAACAGTCTATGTGGCACCTTATATTGCACGTTTAGTAGAAAATTCCTTGCTAGAAGTTGATGATGGTATTATCGAGGCTGCTAAAGCAATGGGCGCTTCACCTATTCAAATCATACGTTATTTCTTGTTACCTGAAGCATTAGGGTCACTAATTTTAGCAATAACGACTGCAATTATTGGACTTATTGGAAGTACGGCAATGGCCGGAGCAGTTGGCGGTGGTGATATTGGTGATTTAGCACTCGCTTATGGCTACCAACGTTTCGATACGACCGTCATTATCATTACTGTTGTTGTATTAGTTATCATCGTCCAAATCATTCAGTCATTAGGTAATTATATTTCAAAACGTATACGCAGAAATTAA